One Fontisphaera persica DNA window includes the following coding sequences:
- a CDS encoding nucleoside permease — MNTKLRLQLSGMMFLQYFIWGSWYVTMGPYLKDTLHFSGQQIGLAFSTTALAAMISPFFVGMVADRFFATEKVLAALHILGGACLFGASKATTFATFYPLLMAHTLCYMPTLALTNSLAFHHLTDPGKQFPGIRVLGTISWITAGFVVGMLGVKANTTPWPFVIGAVVSVLMGLYSLSLPHTPPAKLGQRVTVRDILGLDALSLLKERSFLVFVLGAFLFCIPLTFYFAFVPAYLADLDISQIPRKMTMGQMSEIFFLLVMPFFFVRLGVKWMLAVGMLAWAARYFLFAFGDNAAIPAGGLHADQLVGLLGLAGMLYLGIILHGICYDFFFVTAYIYVDQKANESIRAKAQGFIALVTLGAGMFVGSNLSGWVVDRYSFPEVHPVRHKAVPAESWSPGGYARWESQGQAAFGQVIAVVTNGAPATLYVSRSGGVFNVTPEKPSNAEALAVDVAGLVKGLEKPAAILQLFEPVRDAGAEPPIQPKSYKPSSTFVAQPPAVLSKPMSNWRDIWLLPAYGSLVILALFLMLFKEQPTPKPKQG; from the coding sequence ATGAACACCAAACTGCGCTTGCAACTTTCAGGGATGATGTTCCTCCAGTATTTCATTTGGGGGAGCTGGTATGTGACGATGGGGCCGTACTTGAAGGACACCCTGCATTTCAGCGGCCAGCAAATCGGTCTGGCTTTCAGCACCACCGCGCTGGCGGCCATGATTTCACCGTTCTTTGTGGGCATGGTGGCCGACCGATTCTTCGCCACCGAAAAAGTGCTGGCTGCATTGCATATTCTTGGCGGGGCCTGTTTGTTTGGGGCATCCAAGGCGACGACTTTTGCCACTTTTTATCCCCTCTTGATGGCGCATACGTTGTGTTACATGCCCACCCTGGCATTGACCAATTCACTGGCTTTCCATCACCTCACGGACCCCGGCAAGCAATTCCCCGGCATCCGCGTGCTGGGCACCATTAGCTGGATTACGGCGGGGTTTGTGGTGGGCATGCTGGGCGTCAAGGCCAACACCACGCCCTGGCCGTTTGTCATCGGCGCTGTCGTGTCGGTTTTGATGGGATTGTACAGCTTGAGCCTTCCCCACACACCGCCCGCCAAGCTCGGACAGCGCGTCACGGTGCGGGACATTCTGGGGCTGGATGCCCTGAGCCTCCTCAAAGAGCGCTCATTTTTGGTGTTCGTGCTGGGGGCGTTTCTATTCTGCATCCCCTTGACCTTTTATTTTGCTTTTGTGCCAGCCTATTTGGCTGATTTGGACATTTCCCAAATTCCCCGCAAAATGACGATGGGCCAGATGTCCGAAATTTTCTTTCTGCTGGTCATGCCGTTCTTTTTTGTGCGGCTGGGCGTGAAGTGGATGCTGGCGGTGGGCATGCTGGCATGGGCGGCGCGATATTTCCTGTTCGCGTTTGGCGACAATGCGGCCATTCCGGCGGGCGGTTTGCATGCGGACCAACTGGTGGGCCTGCTGGGGCTGGCCGGCATGTTGTATCTGGGCATCATTCTGCACGGCATTTGCTATGATTTCTTCTTTGTGACGGCCTACATCTACGTGGATCAGAAGGCCAACGAATCCATCCGCGCCAAGGCCCAGGGCTTTATCGCGCTGGTGACTTTGGGAGCGGGCATGTTTGTGGGTTCCAACCTCTCCGGCTGGGTCGTGGACCGTTATTCCTTCCCTGAGGTGCACCCGGTGCGCCACAAGGCAGTGCCGGCGGAAAGCTGGAGTCCTGGAGGCTATGCCCGGTGGGAGTCCCAGGGCCAGGCGGCTTTCGGCCAGGTGATTGCCGTGGTGACCAACGGCGCACCCGCCACCCTGTATGTCTCACGCAGTGGCGGCGTGTTCAATGTGACGCCCGAGAAACCGTCCAATGCAGAGGCATTGGCTGTGGATGTGGCGGGGTTGGTCAAAGGATTGGAAAAACCGGCTGCCATCTTGCAGCTTTTTGAGCCTGTGCGGGACGCCGGCGCGGAGCCTCCAATACAGCCTAAAAGTTATAAACCGTCCTCCACCTTCGTGGCCCAGCCCCCGGCCGTCTTATCCAAACCCATGAGCAACTGGCGAGACATCTGGCTGCTGCCCGCTTATGGCTCGCTGGTAATCCTGGCCTTGTTTCTCATGCTGTTCAAAGAACAGCCCACGCCCAAGCCCAAGCAGGGGTAG
- a CDS encoding nucleoside hydrolase: MKNMLTSLAVLALMGGVCCFAPLAEAAQKRIPVILDTDIGDDIDDTWALGMILLSPEVDLKLVVTDYGKVNYRPLIVAKFLQAVGRTDIPIGIGVDEKAHGSGPQASWIKGYNLQQYPGKVYSDGVQAMIDMVMSSPEPITLLCIGPLPNIAEALKREPRIAQKARFVGMHGSLRVGYGGNKQKVDAEWNVRADVKACQAAFAAPWEMTITPLDTCGLIVLQGERYAKVRNSQHPVAKAIIENYRAWEADRSKGDTKAVESRSSTLFDCVAVYLVFAQDLCKMERLGVKITEDGFTRIDPEGKMVNAATEWKDQGAFEDLLVQRVTGGK, translated from the coding sequence ATGAAAAACATGCTCACCTCTCTGGCTGTGCTTGCCCTGATGGGCGGCGTGTGCTGCTTCGCCCCCCTGGCGGAAGCCGCGCAAAAACGCATCCCCGTGATTTTAGACACCGACATCGGGGATGACATAGATGACACTTGGGCGCTGGGCATGATTTTGCTCAGTCCGGAAGTGGATTTGAAGCTGGTGGTAACGGATTATGGCAAAGTGAATTATCGCCCGCTCATTGTGGCCAAATTTTTGCAGGCCGTCGGGCGCACAGACATCCCCATTGGGATTGGCGTGGACGAAAAAGCCCACGGCAGCGGCCCGCAGGCGTCGTGGATCAAAGGGTACAATTTGCAGCAGTATCCCGGCAAAGTGTACTCCGACGGCGTGCAGGCGATGATTGACATGGTCATGAGCTCGCCGGAGCCAATCACCCTGCTGTGCATTGGCCCGCTACCCAACATCGCGGAAGCGCTCAAACGCGAGCCGCGCATCGCGCAAAAGGCGCGCTTTGTGGGCATGCACGGCAGCCTGCGCGTGGGCTACGGTGGCAACAAACAAAAAGTGGACGCCGAATGGAATGTGCGGGCCGATGTCAAGGCCTGCCAGGCGGCGTTTGCCGCGCCATGGGAGATGACAATCACGCCCCTGGACACCTGCGGTTTGATTGTGCTGCAGGGCGAGCGCTACGCCAAGGTGCGCAATTCGCAGCATCCCGTGGCCAAAGCCATCATTGAGAACTATCGTGCTTGGGAAGCCGATCGCAGCAAAGGGGACACCAAGGCCGTGGAGTCACGCAGCAGCACCCTGTTTGATTGCGTGGCGGTGTACCTGGTCTTTGCCCAGGATTTATGCAAAATGGAGCGACTGGGCGTGAAAATCACCGAAGACGGTTTCACGCGCATTGATCCCGAAGGTAAAATGGTGAACGCCGCCACCGAATGGAAAGACCAGGGCGCCTTTGAGGATTTGCTGGTGCAGCGCGTGACGGGCGGGAAATAA
- a CDS encoding M42 family metallopeptidase gives MMRKESLDFLQTLVNTPSPSGQERRGQRVWLNYVQAYAEETFSDAYGNCVAVLNKGGSPRLMLAAHADEIAMSVNYIDDQGFIYVRKVGGVDAAITRAQRVVIHTRQGPVKGVVGNVAPHLTKNDGERKLPKIEDLFIDIGVRKRKEAEALVRIGDPITLADEFEILRGDIAVARAFDNRIGTWAVAETLRLLAPEKKRLKAEVCAVSNIMEEVGLFGARQIAYSLKPDAALVVDVTHATDYPTVSKQQHGDIKLGAGPALTHGCCNHAAMVERLEEVAKKHKIPLQHEAISATSGTDTDVIFWTRGGIPSALISLPNRYMHSPVEVVSLKDLQYIPQLMAAFALSLKAGEQFKIKIN, from the coding sequence ATGATGCGCAAGGAATCGTTGGACTTTTTGCAAACGCTGGTTAATACGCCCAGTCCCAGCGGACAGGAGCGGCGTGGCCAGCGGGTATGGCTGAATTACGTGCAGGCGTATGCGGAGGAAACCTTCAGCGACGCCTATGGCAACTGCGTGGCCGTTTTGAACAAAGGCGGCAGCCCGAGGCTGATGTTGGCAGCGCATGCGGATGAAATCGCCATGTCGGTGAATTACATTGACGACCAGGGTTTTATTTACGTGCGGAAGGTGGGCGGAGTGGACGCGGCCATTACGCGCGCGCAGCGGGTGGTGATTCACACGCGCCAGGGGCCGGTGAAAGGCGTCGTGGGAAATGTGGCGCCCCATTTGACCAAGAATGATGGTGAACGCAAACTGCCCAAAATTGAAGACCTGTTCATAGATATTGGCGTGCGCAAGCGCAAGGAAGCCGAGGCGCTGGTACGCATCGGTGATCCCATCACGCTCGCGGACGAATTTGAAATATTGCGGGGAGACATCGCCGTGGCCCGCGCCTTTGACAACCGCATCGGCACGTGGGCAGTGGCCGAGACGCTGCGGCTTTTGGCCCCGGAGAAAAAGCGGCTCAAAGCCGAGGTATGCGCCGTGTCCAACATCATGGAGGAAGTGGGGTTGTTTGGCGCCCGGCAGATTGCGTACTCGCTGAAACCGGATGCGGCGCTGGTGGTGGACGTGACGCACGCCACGGATTATCCCACCGTCAGCAAGCAGCAGCATGGCGACATCAAGCTGGGTGCAGGACCCGCCTTGACGCATGGCTGCTGCAATCATGCCGCGATGGTGGAGCGCCTGGAAGAAGTGGCCAAAAAGCACAAAATTCCTCTGCAGCACGAGGCCATTTCGGCCACCAGCGGCACGGACACGGATGTAATTTTCTGGACACGCGGCGGCATTCCGTCGGCGCTGATCAGCCTCCCCAACCGCTACATGCACTCGCCGGTGGAGGTGGTGAGTCTCAAGGATTTGCAATACATTCCGCAGCTCATGGCGGCCTTTGCATTGTCGCTCAAGGCCGGTGAACAATTCAAAATCAAGATCAACTAA
- a CDS encoding serine hydrolase domain-containing protein, with translation MKTAKTLLACLLFWLGHAMAAMAADYFPPPESQGGWRILSSDEDLRRLGGVDPDKMRELRDWLLQSDQRNFAAVVVRHGYVVLEVERGNSAKTHTGRVASVSKAICATVLAIASEQSQQGLTYRRMRFSDAAFDFIPWAQPLSDPRKARITVQQLLNHTSGICPEATGAPNDWRWEYILGHSGDPRTERLAFAPGTGCGYSTHAFAHAALVCETVTGKPFDQFAREALFKPLGIERWWFQYYEGDERHGRHPSHGVGLSARDLARIGYCFLRQGRWQDRQIIPPWFIKETAAPTHEVQSLEMRWKLNPRIFSHGWELPALLNPESGRSGAGIPPDARSKPGSGGQILAFIPSLDLVVVRQTGSSGEWQFEEYLRRACAAVVSAPALP, from the coding sequence GTGAAAACTGCAAAGACTTTGCTGGCGTGCCTGCTTTTCTGGCTGGGCCACGCCATGGCGGCAATGGCAGCGGATTATTTCCCTCCGCCTGAGTCCCAAGGTGGTTGGCGCATTTTAAGCTCCGACGAGGACCTTCGCCGTTTAGGTGGCGTGGACCCCGATAAAATGCGCGAATTGCGTGACTGGCTGCTGCAGAGCGACCAGCGCAACTTCGCCGCCGTCGTGGTGCGGCATGGTTACGTGGTCCTGGAGGTGGAGCGGGGCAACAGCGCCAAAACCCACACCGGCCGGGTGGCCTCTGTTTCCAAAGCCATTTGCGCCACCGTGCTGGCCATTGCCAGCGAACAAAGCCAGCAGGGCTTGACTTACAGACGCATGCGCTTTTCCGATGCCGCCTTTGACTTTATCCCCTGGGCGCAGCCGCTGAGCGACCCGCGCAAAGCTCGCATCACCGTGCAACAACTGCTGAATCACACCTCTGGCATTTGCCCGGAGGCCACCGGCGCGCCGAATGACTGGCGTTGGGAGTACATCCTGGGCCATAGTGGCGATCCACGCACCGAACGCCTGGCCTTTGCCCCGGGCACGGGCTGCGGTTATTCCACGCATGCCTTCGCCCACGCCGCACTGGTTTGCGAAACCGTGACGGGCAAGCCGTTCGACCAGTTTGCCAGGGAAGCCCTTTTCAAACCGCTGGGCATCGAACGCTGGTGGTTTCAGTATTATGAAGGAGATGAACGGCATGGCCGACATCCCTCGCACGGTGTGGGTTTATCAGCACGCGATCTGGCCCGCATTGGCTACTGCTTTTTACGGCAGGGCCGCTGGCAGGATCGTCAGATCATTCCGCCGTGGTTTATCAAGGAGACCGCCGCGCCCACGCATGAAGTTCAAAGTTTGGAAATGCGGTGGAAGCTCAACCCCCGCATCTTCAGCCACGGATGGGAGCTGCCCGCGCTGCTGAATCCCGAATCCGGGCGCAGCGGCGCCGGCATCCCGCCTGATGCGCGCTCCAAACCCGGCTCCGGCGGCCAGATTTTGGCCTTCATCCCCAGCCTGGATTTGGTGGTGGTGCGCCAGACCGGCAGCAGCGGCGAGTGGCAATTTGAAGAATACCTCCGCCGCGCCTGTGCCGCGGTAGTCTCTGCCCCTGCCCTGCCCTGA